The following proteins are co-located in the Halarcobacter sp. genome:
- the aroQ gene encoding type II 3-dehydroquinate dehydratase codes for MKIAVIQGPNLNMLGIREQHIYGPMSLEQIHDQMKASAEQNGVELEFFQSNLEGEIVDRIQECLGTVDGILINPAAFSHSSIAIKDALSAVNLPTVEVHISNIYKREEYRQKSITAGASTGVITGFGPFGYHLGLISLTQIVSELKAVQAKQKAEAEAQNS; via the coding sequence ATGAAAATAGCGGTAATTCAAGGTCCAAATTTAAACATGCTAGGTATTAGAGAGCAACATATTTATGGTCCAATGAGTTTAGAACAAATTCATGATCAAATGAAAGCAAGTGCTGAGCAAAATGGAGTTGAACTAGAATTTTTCCAATCTAACTTAGAGGGTGAAATTGTAGATAGAATTCAAGAATGTTTAGGTACAGTTGATGGAATCTTAATTAATCCAGCAGCATTTTCTCACTCTTCAATTGCTATTAAAGATGCTTTAAGTGCAGTTAATCTTCCAACTGTTGAAGTACATATTTCAAATATTTACAAAAGAGAAGAATATAGACAAAAATCTATCACAGCTGGTGCTTCAACTGGTGTAATTACTGGATTTGGACCATTTGGTTATCATCTAGGTTTAATCTCATTAACTCAAATTGTTTCTGAACTAAAAGCAGTTCAAGCAAAACAAAAAGCTGAAGCAGAAGCTCAAAATAGTTAA